A part of Larkinella insperata genomic DNA contains:
- a CDS encoding right-handed parallel beta-helix repeat-containing protein → MKTTFIRLFFFGLFLSCFSSLKAANYYFSSQTGDDSRTSLQAQNQATPWKTLSKLNSFFSHLQPGDAVLFKRGETFYGQIIISKSGSDSLPITIADYGSGHKPIISGFIKLSNWISRGNGIWETAHNDLTNSVNILTINGQVEPMGRYPNADAANKGYLTYESHLGNTRITDNQLNSNQNWTGAEVVIRKNRWILDRGIILQHSGTSLTYSGSSHYQAEDNFGYFIQNHLATLDKSGEWHLNKSTKKITLYLNNGLHPNSLNIKVALINTLIQNSGKNFIKFQNLYLEGADHTVFNLLETHNLSISNCTIKSSTNGILGQNNSSLVIEDSEISDSGNNGIYLTNSTNVVIRTNTINRTGLISGMGMNGDDTYQALIIRGSGNLVEKNKVTNTGYSAIRFEGDYTVLRNNFISNFNLVKDDGGGIYSWNGDSIYPEKGSQVLNNIIINGIGARNGTSDSKASATNGIYMDDNTGSVEVKGNTIAFCNGSGIFLHNANHIDVSNNTVFDNESQLFMLQNSEHKVRNNSIHHNRFFSKHGHQLISKIYSNLNDIKDFSSFDNNYYCRPLDDRYVINTYSNYHLSSGLSIVHTLAKWQSSFILDINSHKTPIQIPSYQIKTLLGDNKFLNGSFTNHINYAYSWSPSGNINLDWSNTGGLNGGCLKTSFNTTINPSVRDRSALITMEVGAVSAAKKYILKFSLRGTNDQRSFQVFLRKRDFPYNDLSPRYQCDMSSIRNEKEFAFPSLTTEANAYLVFQVDQTDGTFFIDNLQLREADLALTNPDDYIRFEYNASDSKKTINLNNTIYVDVENRSYQGYLTLAPWSSIILLKKTASTSAKSVSDLPSSTPTLLNAHERDSSSIVFLQTYPSQARLIALADDAIDKSTLKVTPNPTKEEFEVSFYTPKQTISELTVIDELGRPWHQKILEGTGFQRQKIHIPGAVGRYVVVLRQGSQVYNKKIIIR, encoded by the coding sequence ATGAAAACCACTTTCATAAGACTCTTCTTCTTTGGTCTTTTCCTAAGTTGCTTTTCTTCGCTAAAGGCAGCAAACTACTATTTCTCCTCGCAGACTGGTGATGATTCCCGAACAAGTTTGCAGGCCCAAAATCAAGCAACACCGTGGAAAACGCTTTCGAAGCTGAATTCCTTTTTCTCGCATCTCCAGCCGGGTGACGCCGTTTTATTTAAAAGGGGAGAAACGTTTTATGGACAGATTATTATATCAAAGTCTGGTTCTGACAGCCTTCCTATAACGATTGCCGATTATGGTTCGGGTCATAAGCCAATAATTTCCGGGTTTATAAAGTTGAGCAATTGGATTTCCCGGGGTAATGGTATCTGGGAAACTGCCCACAATGACTTAACCAACTCTGTCAACATTCTTACTATTAATGGACAAGTTGAGCCTATGGGCCGCTATCCGAATGCTGACGCAGCGAACAAAGGATATTTAACCTACGAAAGTCATCTTGGCAACACAAGAATCACGGATAATCAGTTAAACTCCAATCAAAATTGGACAGGTGCTGAGGTTGTTATTCGTAAAAACCGATGGATTCTTGATCGAGGAATTATCCTACAACATTCCGGTACATCACTTACTTACAGCGGGTCCTCTCATTATCAAGCCGAAGACAACTTTGGTTATTTCATTCAGAACCATCTCGCTACTCTGGATAAATCAGGTGAATGGCACCTTAATAAATCGACTAAAAAAATAACTCTTTATCTAAACAACGGACTTCATCCCAACAGTTTAAATATTAAAGTTGCTCTTATAAATACCTTGATTCAAAATTCTGGTAAGAACTTTATAAAATTCCAGAACCTCTATTTAGAAGGTGCGGATCATACTGTTTTCAATTTATTAGAAACTCATAATCTTTCCATCTCCAACTGTACCATCAAGTCATCAACAAACGGAATTTTAGGCCAAAATAACTCTTCTTTGGTCATTGAAGACTCAGAAATCTCAGACTCTGGAAACAACGGTATTTATCTTACTAACTCTACCAATGTTGTCATTCGAACCAATACTATCAACAGGACTGGATTGATAAGCGGCATGGGAATGAATGGTGATGATACTTACCAAGCATTAATCATCAGAGGCTCCGGCAATTTGGTGGAAAAGAATAAGGTTACTAATACGGGTTATTCGGCAATTCGTTTTGAGGGAGACTATACTGTCCTACGAAACAACTTCATCTCTAATTTCAATCTGGTAAAAGACGATGGTGGAGGAATATACAGTTGGAATGGTGATTCTATTTACCCCGAAAAAGGTTCTCAGGTCTTAAATAATATTATTATCAACGGTATTGGCGCCAGAAACGGGACTTCCGACTCAAAAGCTTCTGCGACCAATGGAATTTATATGGATGACAATACCGGATCCGTTGAAGTAAAAGGGAATACAATTGCTTTTTGTAATGGGAGTGGAATCTTCCTGCACAACGCCAACCATATCGATGTGTCAAATAATACGGTTTTTGACAACGAATCGCAGCTGTTCATGCTTCAAAATAGCGAACATAAGGTTAGAAACAATTCAATCCATCACAACCGCTTTTTTTCTAAGCACGGCCATCAACTGATTTCAAAAATTTATTCCAACTTAAACGACATTAAAGATTTTAGCTCATTTGACAACAATTACTACTGCCGTCCACTTGATGACCGCTATGTCATTAACACTTATTCTAATTACCATTTAAGTTCAGGTTTATCTATAGTGCACACCTTGGCCAAATGGCAATCTTCTTTTATTCTTGATATAAACTCTCATAAAACGCCTATACAAATCCCCTCTTACCAGATAAAGACGTTACTGGGGGACAATAAATTTCTTAATGGCAGCTTTACAAATCACATCAACTACGCTTACAGCTGGTCACCATCAGGCAACATCAATTTGGATTGGAGTAATACAGGCGGATTAAATGGAGGATGCTTAAAGACCAGTTTTAATACAACTATCAATCCCTCGGTTCGGGACCGGAGCGCATTAATTACGATGGAGGTAGGAGCAGTAAGCGCAGCAAAGAAATACATCCTTAAATTCAGTTTACGGGGCACCAATGATCAACGTAGCTTTCAGGTATTTTTGAGAAAGCGTGATTTTCCATATAACGATTTAAGTCCACGTTATCAGTGCGACATGAGTTCCATTAGGAATGAGAAAGAATTTGCTTTTCCTTCACTTACTACAGAAGCGAATGCTTATTTGGTTTTCCAGGTTGATCAGACAGACGGTACCTTTTTTATCGACAATCTACAACTGCGTGAAGCTGATCTTGCCCTAACAAACCCAGATGATTATATAAGATTTGAATACAATGCATCTGATAGTAAAAAAACAATCAATTTAAATAACACAATATACGTTGATGTTGAAAACCGTAGTTATCAGGGCTATTTAACGTTAGCCCCCTGGTCATCCATCATTCTTTTGAAAAAAACGGCTTCAACCTCGGCAAAGTCAGTAAGCGACCTCCCTTCCAGTACTCCAACTTTATTGAATGCTCATGAACGTGATTCATCATCTATTGTCTTTTTACAGACCTACCCTTCCCAAGCTCGTTTAATAGCTTTGGCTGACGACGCGATAGATAAGTCAACCTTGAAGGTAACCCCGAACCCGACAAAAGAGGAGTTTGAAGTTTCTTTTTACACCCCAAAACAGACTATAAGTGAATTAACAGTAATTGACGAGTTGGGTCGGCCTTGGCACCAAAAAATCCTGGAAGGGACGGGATTTCAACGACAGAAAATTCATATCCCGGGCGCAGTTGGACGTTACGTAGTCGTTCTCCGTCAAGGAAGCCAAGTGTACAACAAGAAAATTATAATTCGTTGA
- a CDS encoding circularly permuted type 2 ATP-grasp protein, translating to MQFQSQSQGNLTQVQLQGNSFSFTDYQTENFYDEMFTADGQVRSGYEPFKQRVEQLSREDMIGRQHAAERALMSMGITFNVYSEGEGTERIMPIDIIPRVIPSAEWDRLERGLIQRIQAINLFIHDVYNDQRILNDNVVPRDLIESSKCFLPACMGLKPPKNIWCHITGTDLIRGDDGEFMVLEDNLRCPSGVSYMLENRELSKQTFPEVLARTGVRPVSDYPTRLLQLLQHIADRPDPTVVVLTPGIYNSAYFEHSYLAQQMGVELVDSRDLVVSGGYVKMRTTKGFQTVDVIYRRIDDTFLDPHVFNPESLIGIPGIFEVYKKGRVALANAPGTGVADDKVIYAYVPRIIKYYLGEEAIIPNVQTYICREEDDCKYVLENIEQLVVKEANEAGGYGMLIGPKATKAEHEQFRKKIKANPRNYIAQPTISLSRVPTIVGDHTEGRHVDFRPYILYGDGINVIPGGLTRVALRKGSLVVNSSQGGGGKDTWVLY from the coding sequence ATGCAATTTCAATCTCAATCACAAGGAAACCTAACACAAGTACAATTACAGGGTAACTCGTTTTCATTTACTGACTACCAGACTGAAAACTTTTATGATGAAATGTTCACGGCTGACGGTCAGGTACGCTCCGGCTATGAACCCTTTAAGCAACGAGTTGAACAACTGAGCCGTGAAGACATGATCGGGCGGCAGCACGCAGCGGAGCGGGCGCTGATGTCGATGGGGATTACCTTCAACGTGTATTCGGAAGGCGAAGGAACGGAGCGCATCATGCCGATCGATATTATTCCGCGGGTGATTCCTTCGGCGGAGTGGGACCGGCTCGAACGCGGTCTGATTCAGCGCATTCAGGCCATCAACCTGTTTATTCACGATGTGTATAACGACCAGCGGATTCTGAACGACAACGTCGTACCGAGGGATCTAATTGAATCGAGCAAGTGTTTTCTGCCGGCCTGCATGGGCCTGAAACCGCCCAAAAACATCTGGTGCCACATTACCGGTACGGACCTGATCCGGGGCGATGACGGCGAGTTTATGGTGCTGGAAGACAACCTCCGCTGTCCGTCGGGGGTATCCTACATGCTCGAAAACCGGGAGTTGTCGAAGCAAACTTTTCCCGAGGTACTGGCGCGCACGGGTGTCCGACCGGTTTCCGATTATCCGACGCGGCTGCTGCAACTGCTGCAACACATCGCCGACCGCCCCGACCCGACGGTGGTGGTCCTGACACCCGGTATTTACAATTCGGCGTATTTTGAACACTCGTACCTGGCCCAGCAAATGGGCGTCGAGCTGGTAGATTCGCGGGATCTGGTGGTGTCGGGCGGCTACGTCAAGATGCGCACAACGAAGGGCTTCCAAACCGTTGATGTGATATACCGCCGGATCGACGATACGTTCCTGGACCCGCACGTGTTCAATCCCGAGTCGCTGATCGGTATTCCGGGTATCTTTGAAGTGTACAAAAAAGGACGGGTAGCCCTGGCCAATGCCCCCGGCACCGGCGTGGCCGACGACAAAGTGATTTACGCCTACGTGCCGCGGATTATTAAATATTATCTGGGTGAGGAAGCCATCATTCCGAACGTGCAGACGTACATCTGCCGGGAAGAAGACGATTGCAAATACGTACTGGAAAACATTGAGCAACTGGTGGTGAAAGAAGCCAACGAAGCCGGTGGGTACGGGATGCTGATTGGTCCGAAAGCAACGAAAGCGGAGCACGAACAGTTCCGCAAAAAGATCAAGGCCAATCCGCGCAATTACATTGCCCAGCCGACGATTTCGCTCTCCCGCGTGCCGACCATCGTGGGCGACCATACCGAAGGCCGCCATGTCGACTTTCGGCCTTATATTCTGTACGGAGACGGTATTAACGTGATTCCGGGCGGCCTGACCCGCGTCGCGTTGCGGAAGGGTTCGCTGGTGGTGAACTCCTCGCAGGGCGGGGGCGGGAAGGATACGTGGGTGTTGTATTGA
- a CDS encoding DUF5723 family protein, with amino-acid sequence MMGLSNSNYGGVHSVYRHPSEVADSRYRVYLNLASVDVFAATNQVRWVAPFPMIRYITGNVPAEYHRERGRSLGRTGFMKEMQNGRDKRLTLGGEVRGPAALLTLTDRFGIAFSSRIRTVVSHRNTSEATARLMLFGTQIPELRGITNESQHGMANVNSFAEMAFTFGAVLLDNDEAFWKAGLTVKRNVGLYNTHIRVDNGTHQIVRDPTQNGFQALQIENFNGKYGYTSQEAFQRARITPGWLFGKQSAGAGWGFDLGITYEYRPDYRKYTYREKGEIRRDPTKNKYLYRISASLVDIGGVRFRNPAIVNLYPISVTNKMITYHTFLPVKQPDDVHERIVDLLDLPVTDRTTSYRSGLPAALNVSGDYRYRENVYIGVLWTQSLVAPNATAMSTPSMLAIVPRWESRWAEVSMPIALQDNYSMPTVGLALRVGPVFAGTDHLGGLVNIGDPRGASLYAGAAIPLFRRGPRNPNDCYFPPQEGGYWKRWGRRR; translated from the coding sequence ATGATGGGGCTCTCCAACAGTAATTACGGAGGGGTTCATTCGGTTTACCGCCACCCGTCCGAGGTGGCCGATTCCCGTTACCGCGTTTACCTTAATCTGGCTTCCGTCGACGTATTTGCGGCCACGAATCAGGTCCGCTGGGTGGCGCCGTTTCCCATGATCCGGTACATCACCGGCAATGTACCCGCTGAATACCACCGCGAACGCGGACGCAGTCTGGGTCGAACCGGCTTTATGAAAGAGATGCAGAATGGCCGCGATAAACGGTTGACCCTGGGCGGAGAAGTGCGCGGCCCCGCAGCCCTGCTGACGTTAACCGACCGGTTTGGGATTGCCTTTTCCTCGCGGATCAGGACGGTCGTTTCGCACCGTAATACCTCGGAAGCTACCGCCCGTCTGATGTTGTTTGGAACCCAGATTCCCGAACTCCGCGGCATTACCAACGAAAGTCAGCACGGAATGGCCAACGTCAACAGTTTCGCCGAAATGGCTTTTACGTTCGGGGCGGTGCTGCTGGATAACGACGAAGCCTTCTGGAAGGCGGGCCTAACCGTCAAGCGCAATGTTGGCCTTTACAACACCCACATCCGGGTCGATAACGGGACGCACCAGATCGTTCGGGATCCCACTCAGAACGGCTTTCAGGCCCTACAGATCGAGAATTTTAACGGCAAATACGGCTACACATCTCAGGAAGCCTTCCAACGCGCCCGCATCACACCGGGCTGGCTTTTCGGCAAACAGTCCGCCGGAGCGGGCTGGGGCTTTGATCTGGGCATCACCTACGAATACCGTCCGGATTACCGGAAGTACACTTACCGGGAAAAAGGCGAGATTCGGCGTGATCCCACCAAAAACAAATACCTGTACCGCATTTCGGCCTCGTTGGTCGATATTGGCGGGGTCCGGTTCCGCAACCCGGCCATCGTTAATCTGTACCCGATTTCGGTGACCAACAAAATGATTACGTACCACACATTTTTGCCCGTTAAACAACCTGATGACGTGCATGAACGGATTGTCGATTTGCTGGATCTGCCCGTAACCGACCGGACCACTTCGTACCGTTCCGGATTACCGGCAGCGTTGAACGTCAGCGGGGATTACCGGTACCGGGAGAATGTATACATCGGTGTTTTGTGGACGCAAAGTCTGGTTGCTCCCAACGCAACGGCCATGTCGACGCCCTCCATGCTGGCCATCGTGCCGCGCTGGGAAAGCCGGTGGGCGGAAGTGTCGATGCCCATTGCGCTTCAGGATAATTATTCGATGCCTACCGTTGGGCTGGCGTTGCGGGTGGGGCCGGTTTTCGCCGGAACGGATCACTTGGGGGGGCTGGTTAACATCGGGGATCCGCGCGGAGCCAGTCTTTACGCCGGGGCAGCCATTCCGCTGTTTCGTCGCGGACCGCGTAACCCCAACGACTGTTACTTCCCCCCGCAGGAAGGTGGCTACTGGAAACGGTGGGGAAGAAGGCGCTAG
- a CDS encoding PhzF family phenazine biosynthesis protein, with amino-acid sequence MRFSVFGGPAYLPDALAYRSCLQNSLLFVNFPDIMSTVTISVVNAFVDGGTGGNPAGIVLDADRFDQATKQRIATRVGLSETAFVSASAVADFNLEFFTPVRQIAHCGHATIAAFSYLAQQGILTKTHSSRETVDGPRAVYLDGDLAFMEQAAPTYQFPDLLDAEVTNLRILQSLGLTPSDLLDDQLPLVVNTGNSFMLVPVRSAEIVQWAVPNQAEIERVSERLDLVGYYLFSPDTRKPDRDAGARMFAPAYGINEEAATGMAAGPLACYLYDALKLRKTTFLIEQGHLMQPPSPSLLTARLQTEQGLITGLLVGGSAQVSHTIDIHIPAATLSDCSN; translated from the coding sequence TTGCGGTTTTCAGTTTTCGGTGGCCCGGCGTATCTACCCGATGCGCTGGCCTACCGTTCCTGTCTCCAGAACTCTCTTTTGTTCGTCAATTTCCCCGATATCATGTCAACTGTAACGATTTCCGTTGTCAACGCCTTTGTTGACGGTGGTACCGGCGGCAACCCCGCCGGTATTGTCCTCGACGCCGACCGCTTCGATCAGGCTACCAAACAACGCATTGCTACCCGCGTAGGGCTTTCCGAAACGGCTTTTGTTTCGGCCTCGGCCGTGGCCGATTTCAATCTGGAATTTTTCACGCCCGTGCGTCAGATCGCGCACTGCGGCCACGCCACGATTGCGGCCTTTTCGTACCTGGCCCAGCAGGGCATTCTGACCAAAACACACAGCTCGCGCGAAACCGTCGATGGCCCCCGGGCGGTTTACCTGGATGGCGACCTGGCCTTCATGGAGCAGGCGGCTCCCACCTACCAATTTCCCGATTTGCTGGATGCCGAGGTAACCAACCTGCGAATTCTGCAATCGCTGGGCCTAACCCCCTCTGATTTACTCGACGATCAATTACCACTGGTTGTAAACACCGGAAATTCGTTCATGCTCGTTCCGGTCCGCTCGGCCGAAATCGTGCAGTGGGCGGTTCCGAACCAGGCCGAAATCGAACGCGTCAGCGAACGGCTGGACCTGGTGGGCTACTACCTGTTTTCGCCGGACACGCGGAAGCCCGACCGCGACGCGGGCGCCCGGATGTTTGCGCCCGCCTACGGCATCAATGAAGAAGCCGCAACCGGCATGGCGGCTGGTCCACTGGCCTGCTACTTGTACGACGCTCTCAAACTCCGGAAAACGACCTTCCTGATTGAGCAAGGGCACCTGATGCAGCCGCCTTCCCCCAGTCTGCTCACAGCCCGGCTTCAGACAGAACAGGGCCTCATTACGGGTCTGCTGGTGGGCGGCTCGGCGCAGGTGTCCCACACGATCGACATACACATTCCCGCAGCTACCCTGTCGGATTGCAGTAACTAG
- the hslU gene encoding ATP-dependent protease ATPase subunit HslU, translated as MTQELKDLTPRQIVAELDQYIIGQHDAKRNVAIALRNRWRRMNSTPEMQREITPNNILMIGATGVGKTEIARRLAKIADAPFTKVEASKFTEVGYVGRDVESMVRDLVEQSVNMVKASKKEQVKTRAQQIVEDLILDILIPPVKQPTGFVLDEPANKNEMPDSDAELNERTRERFREKIRNGEMDERKIEIDVQQTQAPNIGMIGGTVDELSMMNIQEMIGGMLPRRGKKRKVTIAEAKKILLEEEAGKLIDMDEVKDEAIRKAENTGIIFIDEIDKIASSRGNGSGGPDVSREGVQRDMLPIVEGSTVTTKYGSINTDYILFVAAGAFHVAKPSDLIPELQGRFPIRVELQSLSEDDFFQILKAPKNALTKQYVAMLAAENVELTYDEEALREIARIAFQVNSEVENIGARRLQTVMSHLLNDFMFDIPDAIGANSKVLITKEMVAERLNSLVKNRDLSQFIL; from the coding sequence ATGACGCAAGAACTCAAAGATTTAACCCCACGCCAGATCGTTGCTGAACTCGACCAGTACATCATCGGGCAGCACGACGCCAAACGAAACGTTGCCATCGCCCTCCGCAACCGCTGGCGACGCATGAACAGTACGCCCGAGATGCAGCGGGAAATTACGCCCAACAACATCCTGATGATTGGGGCAACCGGGGTTGGAAAAACCGAAATTGCCCGGCGGCTGGCTAAAATTGCCGACGCGCCGTTTACCAAAGTGGAAGCCTCCAAATTTACCGAGGTGGGCTACGTGGGCCGCGATGTGGAAAGCATGGTGCGCGACCTGGTCGAACAGTCGGTCAACATGGTCAAGGCGTCCAAAAAAGAGCAGGTCAAAACCCGCGCCCAGCAAATTGTGGAAGACCTGATTCTTGACATTCTGATACCGCCCGTGAAACAGCCGACCGGTTTTGTGCTCGACGAACCCGCCAACAAAAACGAGATGCCCGACTCGGACGCCGAACTCAACGAACGGACCCGCGAACGGTTTCGGGAGAAAATCCGCAACGGGGAGATGGACGAGCGCAAGATTGAGATTGATGTGCAGCAGACGCAGGCGCCCAACATCGGCATGATCGGCGGCACGGTCGATGAACTGTCGATGATGAACATTCAGGAAATGATCGGCGGAATGCTGCCCCGGCGCGGCAAAAAACGCAAGGTGACGATTGCCGAAGCTAAGAAAATCCTGCTGGAAGAGGAAGCCGGAAAGCTCATCGATATGGATGAAGTGAAGGACGAAGCCATCCGCAAAGCCGAAAATACCGGCATTATTTTCATTGACGAAATCGACAAGATTGCGTCCAGCCGGGGCAACGGTTCGGGCGGGCCGGACGTGAGCCGCGAAGGGGTGCAGCGCGACATGCTCCCGATTGTGGAGGGCAGCACCGTCACCACCAAATACGGCAGCATCAACACCGATTACATCCTTTTCGTGGCCGCTGGGGCTTTCCACGTTGCCAAACCGTCGGACCTGATTCCGGAGTTGCAGGGCCGCTTCCCGATCCGGGTTGAGCTGCAAAGTTTGTCGGAAGATGATTTTTTCCAGATCCTGAAGGCCCCAAAAAACGCCTTGACGAAGCAGTATGTGGCCATGCTGGCGGCCGAAAATGTGGAACTGACGTATGACGAAGAAGCCCTGCGGGAAATCGCCCGGATTGCCTTCCAAGTTAATTCGGAAGTTGAGAACATCGGTGCCCGCCGGTTACAAACCGTCATGAGCCATTTGCTAAACGACTTCATGTTTGACATCCCGGACGCCATCGGTGCCAATTCGAAGGTGCTTATCACCAAAGAAATGGTGGCGGAACGGCTGAACTCGCTGGTTAAAAACCGGGATTTAAGTCAGTTTATTCTGTAA
- the porQ gene encoding type IX secretion system protein PorQ, producing MKACFAVFFFLVSVLANAQPPGGQDSFGFLRIPTNARVAALGGLVTSNTQPQGLFFLQNPALLDSSARNQLSLTFVPYFADTRFYGLQYGLPIRSKGYWAAGLQYLSYGSFEQTDLVGNPVGTFTANDYALSLTHARTEGNFTLGATLKAVGSSIETYSAFAVLFDLGGTWRHPEKELVFGLVAKNAGFRLKTYFPGQATGSPELPFDLQAGVSVKPEHLPIRATLTAHHLHRFDIVYSDPALNVTYDLDGNPIPRKVAVPEKIMRHLAVGLEFLIHRNVNLLAGYNHLRRQEGRLATGTGAAGFSFGATVQAKGFQLTYARALATPAVGGSSSLTFRLELDRMLPKK from the coding sequence TTGAAAGCCTGTTTCGCCGTTTTTTTCTTCCTGGTTTCCGTTCTCGCGAACGCCCAGCCGCCGGGCGGACAGGATAGTTTTGGCTTTTTACGCATTCCGACGAACGCCCGCGTGGCGGCTTTGGGTGGGTTGGTCACGTCGAACACCCAGCCGCAGGGGTTATTTTTCCTGCAAAATCCGGCGTTGCTCGATTCGTCGGCGCGGAATCAGTTGTCACTGACCTTCGTCCCTTACTTTGCCGACACCCGCTTTTACGGCTTGCAATACGGTTTGCCCATCCGCAGCAAGGGCTACTGGGCCGCCGGGTTGCAGTACCTGAGTTACGGCTCGTTTGAGCAGACGGATCTGGTCGGCAATCCGGTGGGAACGTTTACGGCCAACGATTACGCGCTCAGCCTGACGCACGCCCGCACGGAAGGCAATTTTACGCTCGGAGCCACCCTCAAAGCCGTTGGCTCCTCCATCGAAACGTACTCGGCCTTCGCGGTTCTGTTTGATCTGGGCGGCACCTGGCGGCATCCCGAAAAAGAGCTGGTTTTTGGTTTGGTAGCCAAAAACGCTGGGTTTCGGCTGAAAACGTACTTTCCCGGTCAGGCAACCGGATCGCCCGAATTGCCGTTTGATTTGCAGGCGGGCGTGAGTGTCAAACCCGAACACCTGCCCATCCGCGCCACTCTGACCGCCCACCACCTGCACCGGTTTGACATTGTTTACAGCGACCCGGCGCTGAACGTGACGTACGACCTGGACGGCAATCCGATTCCGCGGAAGGTAGCGGTTCCGGAAAAAATCATGCGGCATCTGGCCGTCGGGCTCGAATTTCTGATTCACCGGAACGTCAATCTGCTGGCGGGCTACAACCACCTGCGCCGGCAGGAAGGCCGACTGGCCACGGGAACGGGCGCGGCCGGGTTTTCGTTTGGAGCCACCGTTCAGGCAAAAGGGTTTCAGCTGACCTACGCCCGGGCGCTGGCGACTCCCGCCGTTGGGGGAAGCAGCTCACTGACCTTCCGGCTCGAGCTCGACCGCATGCTGCCAAAAAAATAG
- a CDS encoding LVIVD repeat-containing protein gives MKNYLYGILIGLTALTGCSELANKDSATINPGGGSGTGGSMARFAVAGNYLYVVNHHSLQVYNVQQSDNPSSVGRTSLGFGVETIFPYNNHLFIGTQTGMYIMNLNNPAKPQQTALYQHIFSCDPVVAQGNYAYVTLRSGTSCNTGPNRLEVVDISNLAYPVQVNSIPMINPHGLGIDGNLLFVSEGDSGLKVFDATDPVELKLIKTFTNIRSYDVIPNRSVLIVTGKDGIFQYRYDSSQQLTLLSKLPIEN, from the coding sequence ATGAAAAACTATTTATACGGTATTCTGATCGGACTCACCGCCCTGACGGGTTGCTCCGAACTGGCCAACAAAGACAGCGCAACGATCAACCCCGGCGGTGGCAGCGGAACCGGTGGTTCCATGGCCCGTTTTGCCGTTGCGGGCAACTACCTGTACGTGGTCAATCACCACAGCCTGCAAGTCTACAACGTCCAGCAGAGCGACAACCCAAGCAGCGTGGGCCGCACGTCGCTCGGTTTTGGGGTGGAAACGATTTTTCCGTACAACAACCACCTTTTTATCGGTACGCAAACCGGTATGTACATCATGAACCTGAACAATCCGGCCAAACCGCAGCAGACGGCCCTGTACCAGCATATTTTTAGCTGCGATCCGGTGGTGGCCCAGGGCAATTACGCCTACGTCACGCTCCGCAGCGGCACCAGCTGCAACACCGGCCCCAACCGGCTGGAGGTGGTCGATATCAGCAACCTGGCGTACCCGGTGCAGGTTAACTCCATTCCAATGATTAATCCGCACGGCCTGGGCATCGATGGCAACCTGCTGTTTGTCTCCGAAGGCGATTCGGGCCTGAAAGTGTTCGACGCCACCGATCCGGTCGAGCTTAAGTTAATCAAAACCTTTACCAACATTCGCTCGTACGATGTGATTCCCAACCGTTCGGTGCTGATCGTCACCGGAAAAGACGGTATTTTTCAGTACCGCTACGATTCGTCGCAGCAACTGACGCTGCTCAGTAAACTTCCGATTGAAAACTGA